From one Rosa rugosa chromosome 4, drRosRugo1.1, whole genome shotgun sequence genomic stretch:
- the LOC133746366 gene encoding flavonoid 3'-monooxygenase CYP75B137-like has product MGSSLWVTSNHDKGENLPAISTLLFMVFTLLWFLWIWKKPNRNPTPPLPPGPRGLPLLGYLPFLGTNLHLEFTDMARVYGPIYKLQLGTKLCIVVSSPKLVKQVVRDHDTTFSNRDPTIAALVGSYGASDIAFGSYGSDWRKLRKVFVSQMLSKINLDDGYALRKEEVHRSISHIYHDKIGTQTDLGEFAFSTVINATLRMLWGATLQGTDFSEDYRKLVAEIVDLFAKPNISDYFPVLARFDIQGIERQAKKVQSAIDKILSCAIEERMKKLASAKNGGVQQKHERKDFLQFLLENNHNHEDGSTSFTGQQLKALLMDIVVGGTDTTATTMEWVLTELMQHPEEMIRVQEELTQIVGLNNLVEEFHLPKLHHLDAVIKETFRLHPALPLLVPRRSSQPTTIGGYYIPKGSIVFLNAWAIHRDPSVWDDPLEFRPQRFLNPSNSFDYQGNKFQFLPFGSGRRVCAGITLAERMLIYALASFLHSFEWKLPNDEKLDLSDKFGIVTKKNTPLIAVPTPRLSNLELYA; this is encoded by the exons ATGGGGTCATCACTGTGGGTTACTAGCAATCATGACAAAGGGGAAAACCTTCCAGCAATTTCCACACTCTTGTTCATGGTGTTTACTCTGCTCTGGTTCTTATGGATTTGGAAGAAACCGAATAGGAACCCTACACCTCCATTGCCACCAGGCCCTCGTGGTCTGCCGCTACTCGGATATCTTCCATTTCTTGGTACAAACCTCCACCTAGAATTCACAGACATGGCAAGGGTTTATGGCCCAATTTACAAACTCCAACTTGGTACCAAGTTGTGCATTGTGGTGAGCTCACCTAAGCTTGTGAAACAAGTGGTTCGTGACCATGACACAACATTTTCCAACCGTGACCCTACAATTGCTGCTCTAGTGGGGTCATATGGAGCATCCGACATTGCATTTGGATCGTATGGTTCAGATTGGAGGAAGCTGCGCAAGGTGTTTGTGAGTCAGATGCTAAGCAAAATCAATCTTGATGATGGCTATGCTCTGAGAAAAGAGGAGGTGCACAGGTCGATCAGTCATATTTATCATGACAAAATTGGAACCCAAACTGATTTGGGCGAGTTTGCATTCTCCACAGTAATCAACGCAACTTTGCGTATGCTATGGGGTGCAACTCTACAAGGGACTGATTTTAGTGAAGACTATAGGAAATTGGTGGCAGAAATTGTAGATCTATTTGcgaaaccaaacatttcggacTATTTTCCTGTGCTTGCAAGGTTTGACATACAAGGAATTGAGAGGCAAGCAAAGAAAGTTCAATCCGCAATTGACAAGATTCTAAGTTGTGCCATAGAAGAACGGATGAAGAAGCTGGCCTCAGCCAAAAATGGGGGAGTACAACAAAAACATGAGAGGAAGGACTTTCTGCAGTTCCTCTTGGAGAACAATCATAATCATGAAGATGGTTCAACATCCTTTACAGGGCAACAACTGAAGGCCTTGCTCATG GATATCGTGGTGGGTGGAACTGACACTACGGCAACAACAATGGAATGGGTTCTTACTGAGCTGATGCAGCACCCAGAAGAAATGATAAGAGTTCAAGAAGAACTGACACAAATTGTGGGTTTGAACAACTTGGTTGAAGAGTTTCATTTGCCAAAATTACATCACCTAGATGCTGTGATCAAGGAGACATTTCGCTTGCACCCTGCACTGCCCCTTCTAGTGCCCCGGCGTTCAAGCCAACCTACCACCATTGGTGGCTATTACATACCAAAAGGTTCCATTGTGTTTCTCAATGCTTGGGCCATACACAGAGATCCAAGTGTTTGGGACGATCCCTTGGAATTTAGACCCCAGAGGTTCCTAAATCCAAGCAATAGCTTTGATTATCAGGGCAATAAATTTCAGTTTCTTCCATTTGGTTCTGGGAGGAGAGTATGTGCCGGGATTACCTTAGCAGAAAGGATGCTGATCTATGCGTTGGCTTCATTCTTGCATTCGTTCGAGTGGAAATTGCCTAATGACGAAAAGCTTGACCTTTCAGACAAATTTGGGATTGTGACAAAGAAAAACACTCCACTTATTGCTGTACCAACACCCAGGTTATCCAATTTGGAGCTCTATGCTTAA